In the genome of Maribacter forsetii DSM 18668, the window AGTGTAGTTTTCTGATTAGGGTCTACAGTAAAAGTTCCACTTTGTTTGTTGTTACTAGTATTACCGGATTTACTTATTTTTTGAACATCTAAGGTGTAATTCAAATTTTGGATTTGTAAGGAGTTATTACTGCACACTCCGCTAATTGAAACCAAATTATTTTTTTGTGGTGTTAGTACTATATCTGACGTTACAGTACTAGTTTCTTGGGAAATTCCTGAAAATACTGAAATGCATACAAGCAGTAATATGTAGGTTTTTTTGGTCATTTAGAATGAGGTTAAAAGATTAGTTTACAGTTCTGATTATTAAACTTTGGGATCCATTATCCATGCTAATTCTCATTTTGTCAACGATGCTGTTACTACCCTCTATTACTAGGTTTTGTCCGTTACCGTTTTGCTCTACAGTTCTTTCTAAAAGTTGTTTGTTGTTGAAAGTATTGTATTCTATTAGTGTGTTGTTGTTCCCGTTTTGGGTTACGGAATAATCTATTATCTCAGCTTTTAATTTTAAATCAATATTGTTATTGTTACCAAATTGATTTAACTGAACATCACTTATTGTAGATTGCGTGGTAATATCAGAATAATTGTTGTTGCCAATTTGTTGAATGAATATTCCGGTATTGGTTACATTGATTTCTGATGGTAGCAGGGCTGCATTTGATTGTTGAGAAAAATAGTTTAGCTGTTCTTGACTAGTTCCAATTCTTGTTGCAACCTCACTGTTATTAATTGTTATCATGCCTTGACAAATAGCCAAATTGAATGAAAGTAATATTAATGGGAGTAGTAGATTGTAACGGGTAACTTTCATGTTATAGAGATTAAAAAAATTACGGAACATTAAACTAAATGTTCCGTAATCTTAAATAAAAAATTGATTAGTTTGCTTGGTTAACAATTACTGCGTTGGTAGCACCATAACTAGCTACTGTACTCATTTGGCCAGAACCTGTTTGAGTTACAATT includes:
- the csgH gene encoding curli-like amyloid fiber formation chaperone CsgH gives rise to the protein MTKKTYILLLVCISVFSGISQETSTVTSDIVLTPQKNNLVSISGVCSNNSLQIQNLNYTLDVQKISKSGNTSNNKQSGTFTVDPNQKTTLSTTTININPKDHTKVILTLFNSKNIQITQQRKVITAKETTKK